The DNA region TCTTCAAGAGCTTCAAGCCTTCGGGCAAGATGGATACCCCGTTCCGCCTGATGCGTTTCAACGCCGAGGGCGAGCTTGAAGAGAACGAGGACTTCGACGAGGACGACCTCCTCAACGGCTCCTACGGGAAGCTCGAAGACCTCTCGTGGCGCCAGCTTCTGGAGTTCGACGCCTGCACCAAGTGCGCGCGCTGCACCATCGAGTGCCCGGCCACGCTGGCGGGCCGCAATCTCTCGCCCATGCATTTCATCCAGGACATGCGCGTGGCGATGACCGAGCAGCTCGGCGGCGGCCAGAGCGAAGAAGAGCGCCGTCCCCTCGTGGGCGACGACGGCGTGATCAATCCCGAGACGCTCTGGAGCTGCACCACCTGCAACGCCTGCGTGCAGGCCTGCCCGGTGATGATCGAGCACGTCGACATCTACATGGGCATGCGTCGTCACCTGAACAACGAAATGAACCTTCCGCCCCACGTGGTGGAGACCCTCAAGAACATCGGCAACCAGGCCAACCCCTGGGGCATCGCGCGCAGCGACCGCATGGCGTGGGTCTCGGATTCGCCGATCAAGCCGGTCACCCTCGAAGAGAACCCCGAGCCCGACGTCCTCTACTGGATCGGCTGCGCGGGCAACCTCGACGACCGCAACCAGAAGGTCACCCAGGCCATCCTGAAGATCTTCGACAAGGCCAAGGTCAATTACGCCATTCTCGGCAAGGACGAGCAGTGCACCGCCGAAGTCGCCCGCCGCATGGGCGATGAGGGCACCTTCCAGCAGTACGCCTTCGAGAACATCATGACCATGAACATGATGGGCATTAAGAAGATCGTCACCGCCTGCCCGCACTGCTTCAACACGTTCTCGAACGAGTACCCCGAGCTGGGCCTCGAAGCGAAGACGGTTCACCACAGCGTCTACATCCGCGAGCTCATCGACAGCGGCCAGCTCAAGATCGAGAACAAGCTCAGCGACGAGAAGATGACCGTGCACGATTCGTGCTACCTGGGCCGGCACAACAACGAGTATCGCGCCCCGCGCGACCTGCTCGAAGTGGCCGGCGTGAACATCCTGGAGATGGATCGCTCCCACGAGCGCGGCCTGTGCTGCGGCGCCGGCGGCGCGAACATGTGGTACGAAGTCACCGAAGAGGTGGCCATCAACCAGCACCGCACCCAGGAAGCGGTCAACACCGGCGCCGACGCCTGCGCGACGGCCTGTCCCTACTGCATGTCGATGTTCGTCGACGGCGGCAAGAAGCTCGACATCGAAGAGAC from Chrysiogenia bacterium includes:
- a CDS encoding 4Fe-4S dicluster domain-containing protein: MNETLLYGLKPEMVTKPPFFNLPMPFAQIFMYVLAGVATALFVIGFWGRAKLWLKGRPENRFDNLGERVKALILDGFAQRKIRTRKLTGFAHTLVFFGFLLLFIGTDIVFLEYDVLDHFGLGIWFGGFYLWYSVILDVAGVAFLTGLAIFSYRRMVKKPFHLGTTKDDKFLVMLLYSIGITGFLLEGVRMAYGMELADGTWGMEPWAAWSPVGLIVAKIFHAVGFGIHSDKTTGAHTVIWVVHMLLVMGFIAYIPRSKLLHILTSPMNIFFKSFKPSGKMDTPFRLMRFNAEGELEENEDFDEDDLLNGSYGKLEDLSWRQLLEFDACTKCARCTIECPATLAGRNLSPMHFIQDMRVAMTEQLGGGQSEEERRPLVGDDGVINPETLWSCTTCNACVQACPVMIEHVDIYMGMRRHLNNEMNLPPHVVETLKNIGNQANPWGIARSDRMAWVSDSPIKPVTLEENPEPDVLYWIGCAGNLDDRNQKVTQAILKIFDKAKVNYAILGKDEQCTAEVARRMGDEGTFQQYAFENIMTMNMMGIKKIVTACPHCFNTFSNEYPELGLEAKTVHHSVYIRELIDSGQLKIENKLSDEKMTVHDSCYLGRHNNEYRAPRDLLEVAGVNILEMDRSHERGLCCGAGGANMWYEVTEEVAINQHRTQEAVNTGADACATACPYCMSMFVDGGKKLDIEETFKSEDVAEVVARAAGCE